Part of the Candoia aspera isolate rCanAsp1 chromosome 1, rCanAsp1.hap2, whole genome shotgun sequence genome, AGCTaagcaattatattttaatcccAATTCATATGAGAAACTGATATtgtcaaataaaccatatttgaaAATAGTGGGAAATATGTACTGATGGTTGAAATGCTTTGGCCAAATATGAGATCAATACTTTAAATCAGTTGATTGGTGTTTTAAAGACTTTGAGAGATTGCTATTTGAATATGATTTACTGACATCATTTACTTAGCTATACAGACAATGGAACAGGTACTAACTAAACAGTATGGCCTGGATGCTTTACTAGGTGCATTGCTTTAATTTAAGCAAATCCAATTCTATaaggaattaaaaagtaaaatgcaagTTATATATCTAAATTGTAgaatgaagaattggaatatccaatATTGGGAAATCAAAGAGTCTAGaagttaaaaaatacaaaaaatatactTCTTATGatttaaatatgaaattaaaaccaagaaggcaaaatggctgtccgctgagacactagaagtagcccaagaaagaaggaaagcaaaaggcaacagtgatagggggagatatgcccaattaaatgcaaagttccagaggttagccagaagagataaggaattatttttaaacaagcaatgcacagaagtggaagatgacaatagaataggaaggacaagagacctcttccagaaaattagaaacattggaggtaaattccaggccaacatgggtatgatcaaaaacaaagatggcaaggacctaacagaagaagaagagatcaagaaaaggtggcaagaatatacggaagacctgtataggaaggataacaatatcggggatagctttgacggtgtggtcagtgagctagaaccagacatcctgaagagtgaggttgaatgggtcttaagaagcattgctaataacaaggcagcaggagacggcggcatcacagctgaactgttcaaaatcttgtgagatgatgctgtcaaggtaatgcatgctatatgccagcaaatttggaaaacacaagaatggccatcagattggaaaaaatcaacttatatccccataccaaaaaagggaaacactaaagaatgttcaaactatcgaacagtggcactcatctcacatgccagtaaggtaatgctcaagatcctgcaaggtagacttcagcaattcatggagcgagaattgccagatgtacaagctgggtttagaaaaggcagaggaactagggaccaaattgccaatatccactggataatggaaaaagccagggagtttcagaaaaatatctatttctgttttattgactattctaaagcctttgactgtgtgaaccataacaaattgtggcaagttcttagcggtatggggataccaactcatcttttctgcctcctgaggaatctatataatgaccaagtagcaatggtaagaacagaccactggaacaatggactggtttaagattgggaaaggagtacggcagggctgtatagtctcaccctacctattcaacttgtacgcagaacacatcatgtgacacgctgggcttgaggaatccaaggctggagttaaaattgctggaagaaacattaacaatctcagatatgcagatgataccacttggatggctgaaagcgaagaggagctgaggagccttatgatgaaggtgaaagaagaaagtgcaaaagctggcttgcagctaaacctcaaaaaaaccaagattatggcaaccagcttgattgataactggcaaatagagggagaaaacgtagaggcagtgaaagactttgtatttctaggtgcaaagattactgcagatgctgactgcagtcaggaaatcagaagacatttaatcctggggagaagagcaatgacaaatctcaataaaatagttaagagcagagacatcacactgacaacaaaggtctgcatagttaaagcaatggtgttccctgtagtaacatatggctgcgagagctggaccataaggaaggctgagagaaggaagatcgatgctttggaactgtggtgttggaggaaaactctgagaatgccttggactgcaagaagatcaaaccagtccatactccaggaaataaagccagactgctcacttgagggaatgatattaaaggccaaactgaaatactttggccacataatgaaaagacagaacaccatggagaagatgctgatgctagggagagtggaaggtgaaaggaagaggggccaaccaagggcaaggtggatggatgatattctagaggtgacagactcgtccctgggggagctgggggtgttgacgaccgacaggaagctctggcgtgggctggtccatgaagtcacaaagagtcggaagcgactgaatgaataaacaacaacaacaagatgtaGGCAGActattttttgttagtttagttggcagagaggagtaaaattatAGTGAAGACAGATAATACTTAACTGTTTGTCTTTTAACTGGGAAGGAATGATTATGGAACTATTAATGCACAGGCCATTTTCTTCAATTACTTTTTCGTCATTAATCCACATTTTTACTGCTTGTTGCTAAGGACATCAACaacatcaaaacaaaagcatagcAATAAGCATGCATAGTAATAAGATAAATGAATCTCTATCTTAAATACTCAGACACATCTAAGACACTTTCTATTTCCCATAGGTTCcattttgtttcaatctttttactttgttttctgttttcttttgatgTTATTTAAAGATATTTTGACCAATATCCCAATAATATAAGTGCACCACTGAATATAAAACCATTTGATACcataaagtagaaaaaaaagcTGAAGTGCTCTTTGAATACTTATATTCAAGTATTTTCACAAATAAGTATTTTCTTACTTGGACAAAAGCTTGGCTTGCAGTGCAGCTCAGCCATTACTACTTTTGACAACTGCTTGTTTAGCCTGACATTTAAGGCATTATCCAATTATCATTGGATACAattaatttccccctttttatttttttccagaaaaaaagcagaaaaagcttCTCCACTTCCCAGCTTCTTGTCTGATCTACTCCAAGGAAGATTGGAAAAATAGGGGGAAAGGAAGACTTTTTCTCTGGAATTGTAATAATTCTGTAGCAACACATTCTTTTCCTAGTAAGGAATGAGAATATTTTAGGGTTTTTTGCGGGGGGGACACACATCAAGTTTTGGCTAGTAAAATACCATTTCAATTCTACAGAATAAGTACAAAATATAAGAATtaagaaatactttaaaacatacattaaataaaaacaatacacaagGAAACAGAACACAGGTACAATATGTAAACCATTAGAGAATATTTTGTAAAGATTATGTTATGTGAATATTGCTTAAGAAAGAAGATCAACGGAAATCTGCTGCAGAAATCACCAGAACTGAAATGATACTGCACTGTGTACCATGTTCCCATGGCAACTAGTCATGGGAAGATGAATGTTTCATATTCACTCTGTAGTATAGGTCTAAATCAAAATTTCATAAAGAGCACACAATCTTGGCTGAAGGTATCTACACAAAATCagattattttcatattattatataatttcagGTAATTTTGGATTAGAACAGATAGAGACAATGTGCCTCTAGTGTGTGATCCTATTCATCTAAGTGTAAGTCAACTCGAAATGAGAAACAAAATATCAGCTTCTGTTCAAATATTACCTTACATATGCTGATCAAAAAACCCACAAAAGCAGCAATAGCTAACAGACCATTTTTGCCTCATGGCCATATGCAGATTGCAGGATATATAGGGACTGCTATGGGATGAAGCATAGGCTCTACAAATTACCCAAATACATAGTATTTAATGATAATAAGTTCATTATTCATCATGAATACCAACACACAAGCTTACTTTAATGGATGAAAAATGGAGTATCAATTCAATCTCAGAAAATCTGCTTCTGCAAAGGTTATTTACTAAAAAGAGAGTCTTAATTTTaagatcagttaaaaaaaaagaaaggaacataatatagaatgtgtgtgtgtgttgtgtctgtgtgtataaggAGAATCTTCTTAAAATCAGGTCTTCATTTTAGGTACCCAGATATAGACACTGATATACACATAATTATAATGCTCAGTTGCCCTATTTTGTCAATTTAAGACTGCCATCTCCAATCCTGGAGATTTCCCTCCTTGCCCCAATAAGTATCTACAGGCAACATACTCATAGATTTTTGCATGTATATGTctgcatgtgcatgcatgtgtgtgtgtatatatacacacgcgcgcacacacagaaGAGAtctcactgaaaaaaaaagcaagaccAGGAAAAATATTAAAGTACTATTAATTTAAGTATGTAATTTTTCTGTAAAATATTTACagataatatttaaattaattgccTATAACCTATAAAAATAGTTGATCACCCAACAGCATATTCACATATAAACCATTTTCCCTTACATATATAGACATGTGTATGTACAAACAcattcatactgtatatatcccATCTTCTATTACaagaaaaaggcagagaaaagacTGTAATTAGTTGAGATGAAAAGGAAGCTGCattaggaaggaaaagaaaaagaagataaaacaataaaaacaagatagggATGAAATAGCTGAACACAAGAAGACGGGACGTTTATGCTGGGCTTATCAAGCATGAAACCATGGAGGCTGACTCCACACAAAATCCTATTGAGTGTAATGGTCCTTTCTCCCAGGTAAGTGTGCATACCCTGCTGCTATGTTTAGGATGGAATTGCTTAGATCAGCTTAGACCATGCGGTAACAGTGGACACTGGGGAAGAAATGTATAGGAGAAAGAGCTCTTCGTAGTTTGCAAGAGACACGAATGCATATATTTTTGTTGAGCTGTAAGGCAAACACCCTAGAGGGTACATATGCATATCTACCCTGAAGCAGAAGAGAAGAAGCCAGCGCCATCATGTTTACCTGAGAATGAGAAATGTGGAAAGTCCAGCCACTTGTTTACATGCAGCTTAATGGCTCCATCCCTCACTTGCCCATCCTCTCATGTTCGAAAATGTTTGGCTCTATTCTGCAAATGTTATTTGTAGGAAAATCTTGGCTTCCTTTACAGGAAGCAAGGTTTTAACGGTTActaaaataaagaacagaaatcAGACGTGTATACACTGTTACTAATCCTCTCCACTCCTGTCTTATGGCAAGCACAAGGGGAAGAAAGATGCTGATTGGAAAGGTAGCTTGGCATTTATTATAAGCTGAGAACTGGCCAAAGGGAAGGAAatagcaattgggactggcaatgctgtcgctaagcaacctGGTCGTAAAGTGAAATATCATGTGTCTGTGCCTGACTCACAATATCAGTTCCGGCTgcggtcgttaaacaaatcacagcgactgttaagcatgatgtcacatgaccatgatttgcgacttcctgccagcttcctcactgactctgcttgtcagaagctggctgtgaagccaGCTACAAAATATATTATTGAATGCGTACTATGTTGTTTTTTAACGGCATTATTAATATGAAAAATTTAAGAATTTATTCTGAAAAGCAGTATCATACCCAGGCAACAATCTAAGATAAGTACTACATtgtgaaattatttatatttctttcactGATTCTCTTTAAAAAGCTATTTAGCACCACCAAATGGTTCAGTAGATATATTGTCAAATTACTGTATGTTCATTTTGCTGTTCCATATGCACTGTGAAGATTAATGTACATATTAAAACTTACACTTACTTGTACGCATCTTCTAGAAACCTGTTGTTCTTCtatgaaattaaacaaataattgtTTCCAGTGGCAGAGAAAGTTGTTTAAAGAAACACTGTGACTTGACAAAGCATGCTACAAATTACATAAAAATGGAGAATTTCAaatagtagggctgtgcaaaaacCACCTAATCCATTTTATAACTGGATCAATAGCTCATAAAGTAGCCAGCTCTGCCTTATGTGAGTCTGGGGAAAAGGCTGCCCCAACTCATTCAAATTCTGAAGAATGAATCAGAAAAAAGGAATTCCTCCCTCCTATCATCTAGTACAGGAAAAACAGATGCCTAATCCCAtccataacatcttttttttaatcaggatgGAATCAAATTTGCAAGAAAGTTAATCTACCAGGAGGGAGGAAGCATATGAAATGCTGAAAGTGTTGCATGGGTTTTTAAGTTACTGCAGCAACAGCTTTTCAGACATCTTTGGCAGCATTCTCAAAGCCTTCCTATTATCCTTTGCCAAAGCAATTTGACTGCGCTTTGCACCCTCCACCTTCTTGATGTCTTTGGAAACTGTCTCTAATACAATATAGTAATAGAGATAATAAGCAAGAAAGAAGGACAAAGTACAAGCAAGTACAATTAATTAGTGCATGCTGAGAGTGGGGGACAGAATACCGAGCTTTGATTATTTTGCAGGAAGGTACAATGCCTGCAATAGACCAGACCAAACCATGCACACTTTTTCAGAGCATAATCAAATAATTCAATTTGTCCTACCTGAATGCTTCAACAATGATCCTTTCTGGCAACTTTGGTGCAACAATACCAAAAGCTTTTTTGAAATCTTCGAAAGATAAAAATCCTTTACCTTGTTGGGAAAATAACATAGAGAAGGGAGTACAGGTTGAAAGATGCTTAAATACTTAGAATGTATTTTAGTCTTATAAACCAAGACTGAAAACAGAAATTTCTGATGCATGAGAAATGAAGGGCTTCACAATGTTTTGGAAACAGAATGCAAGTCACTTGATTTGGGGGATGAGGGAAAGTGCACAAAGTTTAAAGTGCACTTAGCTACAGAATTTGACTATGTCGTGAGCTAATCATTCCACATGGGTTTAACACCCAAAGAAAACCAGGAAATCTGACAACTTTCAATAACTTGATTTCCTACATTTTAATTTGAGGAGGAGAGcttgttagtctatggtggcaaaaaatcagcagcagtcccagttgccattgttagatgaatcccacatggttgcagcatcctgtggtcacatgatcaccatttgtgacttctaCCAACTTCCCCATCGACTTTACTtgtcagaagaaggcagtgaaagttgcatatctatttatttatttaatttgtcaccacccatctcctcccaccagagggactctggacggtttataacaaagtaatcaataaatcaataaaacaataaatatacaatataattaatatataaaaatacaatatataaaaatgcaaatacaagtagacaataaatataaataaaaataatgtgaccACAGAGACGTTGCAACAGCTGCAACCACGAGGACCTGTCATACATCCCTCTCGTTCACTGCTATTTTAACTTTGAGCGGTTGCTGAACGAGCGGTTGTTCAACTACCTGTAAGTGCTTCAAATCCTGCCCAAACAGGTGCAGAGTGAGATTTGCCTTAAAAGCCTCTAACAATATTGGTGATGGGAGGAGAAAAGTTTTTATGCTGCCCTGAGCTGCCCAGAAAAAAGGATATAATTAGAATATAATAACAAAACGTATTATCAATAAGATATTCAAATAAAGTTATTCCACATGGTGGGGGACTTACATTGTCTGTCAAAAGAAATGAATAACTGTCTTATTTCACTATGGTAAAAGTGTACAACCTTCTTCGTAGCCATAAGATTTAAAAATTCTTCAAATGATAATCCTAAGAAAAAATAAGGTTAGGGTTAGACAGGTATCAATAGAAGTAAATAATTATTCTTCCAACAAATAAATTCAAGCAGCACAGTACAGTCTACCATGTGTAATCTTCTGCATGTGGTCAGTGCAACTTATTCCTAATTGTGTCCACATAATTAATGCATTAAAATGTAACCATATATAAATTTAGATAAACTAAATCCCACTATGTTCATCACAAACCacatcagaaatcatgatcacgtgactgcagggatcctgcaatggccacaactttgtgaataaaattggtatgaacattgtggaaatttcaattccacaggagtaacaggtcctggatttttttaatgttgtggtataatgcaccgtttgggTTAACTTGAGGGTATAGACTaatagataaacacaatgagagttttagtagtatatagatattcTTAATTTAAACTAAACATTCTTATAAAAATCAATAGACTACTCATGACTACGTTGTGGCAAGGTTTGTGATCAAATCAAAACCAATGATTACAATTAACCATAAACAGAAAAACTGATTGCTTTTTCTGATGATGAGAACACATTGACTCAAAGGTGGTACTGGAAGTTCTTACTTCCCACCTAGATAACCTAAGAGACTGCCAGTATGTTAGGAGAAAGATGGAACACAGAAATCCTGTTATATTCTGAAAGTGAAAGTTAGTAGGaaggtttaatttaaaaaaataataaaatgtaaaaattagCTTTAATTGAATAAAATGTAGGTTAGTGAGCAGTTTTtgataaaatcaatataaaagtAGGAAGTCATACATATGAAGATAGTTTGCTTATAACAGCACACAAGAAATCTGAACTGTCctgttatccatccatccatccaaattcAAATCCTGAACTTCTTCCCACCTTTTCAAACCAATGGACTTTTGGTGGTTCTTTTCTTGGCCCTGAAGCTCTCTCCCATCTCTCCATTCTCTACCAAATGTCTTTCTCTGGTATGAGAATCAGGGACTTTGCCTGACAGCTCCAATATTCAAACCTAAGGTCAGGAGTTTCCAACACTGGTATATGAAACTAGTTCTGGTGGAAAGTCAGTTGGATGTCATTGAATgtcattctaattctaattctaagcTCCAAGACTAGCTAGCATCATCACTGTCATTGTCATTTTCAAACAGACAGCCCTTACTTTCAGGTTGAAATCTAAAGAGATACTCTATGTAGAAATACATGTTGCATAAATAGAaagtacatgtagtcctcatttagtgaacacaattgggactggcaacttggttgttaagcaaagtggtcgctgaGTGCAACTGCAAGtgagcttatgatcttacttcacctttcctttgctttacagacctgcgaagatcGTAAATGCAAcaattggttgtaaagttactttttcattactgtcgtaactgcgaacagtctcTAAATGAGGCattcactaaacaaggactacctgtatacaacaAAGGGGATATTataacagttgttgtttatttgtttagtcgcttccgactcttcgtgacttcaggaccagcccacgccagagcttcctgtcggtcatcaacacccccagctcccccagggacgagtccgtcacctctagaatatcatccatccaccttgcccttggtcagcccctcttccttttgccctccactctccctagcatcagcatcttctccagggtgtcctgtcttctcattatgtggccaaaatatttcagtttggcctttaatatcattccctcaagtgagcagtctggctttatttcctggagtatggactggtttgatcttctggcagtccaaggcactctcagaattttcctccaacaccacagttccaaagcatcgatcttccttctctcagccttccttatggtccagctctcgcagccatatgttactacggggaacaccattgctttaactatgcggacctttgttgtcagtgtgatgtctctgctcttaactattttatcaagatttgtcattgctcttctcccaaggattaagcgtcttctgatttcctgactgcagtcagcatctgcagtaatcttcgcacctagaaagacgaagtctttcactgcttctacattttctccctctatttgccagttatcaatcaagctggttgccataatcttggtttttttgaggtttagctgcaagccagcttttgcactttctgcattcaccttcatcataaggctcctcagctcctcttcgctttcagccatccaagtggtatcatctgcatatctgagattgttaatgtttcttccagcgattttaactccagccttggattcctcaagcccagcatgtcgcatgatgtgttctgcgtacaagttgaataggtagggtgagaggatacagccctgccatactcctttcccaatcttaaaccagtccgttgttccgtggtctgttcttactgttgctgcttggtcgttatacagatccttcaggaggcagacaagatgacttggtatccccataccactaagaacttgccacaatttgttatggtccacacagtcaaaggctttagaatagtcaataaaacagaaatagatgtttttctgaaactccctggccttttccattatccagcggatattggcaatttggtccctagttcctctgccttttctaaacccagcttgtacatctggcaattctcgctcgaGCGTATAGGAGTTTAGGGGTAAGTTCCCGTGACATGAATGTCCCAGACATTTCTTCCCCCGTTATCTTATCATTGTGCATCAGCAGCATATAACACATGACAGCTGGGTCTTTCATTAGCCAaccattttttctgacttcccagatGGTTTGACCAGGGGGAGATGAAAATCAGGACAACCACAGACATAAGTAAGAGATCCCATCTTCACATGGTCTTTCTATATTTTCATCTCAATCAGATTTGGAATGACAATTCTGGGAAAGGAATTTCAACAATATTGTGGGGGTCTTAGTTGGCTGGATAGAATTAATTTAAGTCCAAATAAGAGAAAGTCTGTTTCGAGTTAAATCCAACTCCTGCAGACTTAACATACTGAGTAAACTACCTCCATTTGGAAATGTGCAGAATATGCTTATTCCTTCTTTACCCAGTCAAGCATGTCATGTGAATAGTGAAAATGATTCATCATTTTGAATGTTTAATGTcttttataatgtattatttagGTAAAAGATATAGGTACAGGAGTTAACATGAGTAaaagtaacaaaaatattttttagtcAATTCCTTTACCCATATTTTTCCTTCAAATAGGGTAGGAAAAGCTAGTTACTTCTGTGGTCTCTATAAAATCAATCAACAAAATTTGCATCAATGAAAGGCTCTATTGCATACATATTAGCAATGCTATATTGCTAATCCCTGCTTTTGATGACATCAGTTGATCAATATGAATATCACCATTTCCAGAATTATCTAAAAATAATCTAATTCTTAGAAATTTGCACCTCAGTATGGTCTGGACCtactatatttctatttttttctaattaaaaagaagattaaaaaatactttcttttgGATAAAAACTGTCTTTGAGGTGgtattctatttttgtttttgcagttgtTCTTATCTGCCTTCAAGATATGCCATAATCAAGTTCAAGCAGAGATGACACTATTGATCTAATCTCATGTGCACCATGAATTCAAActcacacatctggagaatgtTACAAGGTAGCTGTGCCATAAAACACTATGAATTCTCTCTAATGCGTAAGTCCGTAAgtacattttatttcttcagtgtTTGATGACTTCTACCATACACAATATACATTActtaaactgcccagaatctcaGTGTTAAATAGTACTTGTATTATAGGTTTCTTTTCCATATTATATTATTTCAGCCAATTAGAGCCACATCATATAATTTTTGTTTCACTGAGCTGTTAGTAATGTTATTTCCACAATTAATTTATAGAAATGTCATATTTATAAATAGGTTTTCTGTTTCCAGGATTACAGTATCGACTAAGTTTAGAACACTACAAAGGAAAGGAGTTTCTAAACACACTGCATTTCCTTGCGTGGATATTCAGTCTGATTAAAGCAAACTGTTTTTCTATTATGAAGTAACCAATGCTAAACAGAGTTGCAATTGACTATGATGTTTCAGAATAAGCTTTAGATAAAGTTAAATTCTTTTGCTAACTAATCTATATTTTAATCTCATGAATGTAATGTAGGGCAGAAATGTGTAAACAAAAGACTTTTTTGTGccaacgcggtggcgctgcgggttaaactgctgagctgccgatcggaaggtcggcggttcgaaactgcgcggcggggtgagctcccgttgctagtcccagctcctgctcacctagcagttcgaaaacatgcaaatgtgagtagatcaataggtaccgcttcggcgggaaggtaacggcgttccgagtcgtcatgctggccacatgacccggaagtgtctatgacaacgccggctccaaggcttagaaacggagatgagcaccgccccctagagtcggacacgactggactttacgtcaagggaaacctttacctttacctttactattatcAGACAATAACAACATGTTTCTATAATATCATACACTGTTTCTTTGCTTTACTCAATTAAATATTTGTAAaccaatttaataatttattgaaaTCTGGAGAAAAGAACCACTGCTGGGGCAGATTTATCTCTCACTGTTGGAGGGCCTTCTATCTTCCCAATATGCTCAGGACAGCTGGGAAATAATCTTGAGCAGATCTGAGAAATACAGAGGGACCACAAAGGCAAGAATTCCTGTTGCTTAACGAAGTTGGGTTTGGCTCAAATTCTCATGCAATAACTGCACCACCTGTGTGCAAGTTCCCTACCatctgtatttttaatataagCTATCACAACTAAGAATAAACAAAATGCATATTTGCAAGCTGATGTCCAATAGGTGTCTCAAATATTTAACAAAGTTACTACATCATCTTTTCAAACCTTATAATTTTTGATTAAGCTCTTATCAGTAATGCATAAAAAGAGAGTCTCATGCTTATAATACCAAATGGATTTTGTTTCACAGAGGCCATAACTGAATCCACTTCCAcctaaaatagaaaacaaatagTACCATCAACAAATGATTCCTTAAATACTCACATATAAACTAATTCTTCAAAATTATTAGGACAAATACATAATtatctaattaattaaatttttattccacctttatttttggtccacttcttgttttccccacaacaaccaccccgtGAGAACACAACCTTAAGAGAAAATAACCAAAGATTAAAAACCTTGAAGTCCCATTGGATTTTAATGGAAAAGTTAAATTTGTAAAACCAAAATTAATACAATTTGAAAGTACTTAACTGGGTGGTAACAATGGTAACAATGTCTCCAGAAACATATGCTAAAGAGTATATTAAGAAGCCATTATATTAAACTCTAAGAGAATCAATTTTTGCAGACCCAAAAATGCAGACCCAGTGAAATGAACTGGACCTAAGTTACTCATGACAATGAATTCCAATTCATTATATTAAACCAGGCTGTTTTAACCACATTTGTTAAACATGGGTGTAAAAATGGGGGTTA contains:
- the EFCAB11 gene encoding EF-hand calcium-binding domain-containing protein 11 isoform X3, with protein sequence MCAAPKEAAKSKDCPAEKYPRKRWFKVFEACDEDNKGYLNREDYKVAIVMLFGYKPSKVEVDSVMASVKQNPFGLSFEEFLNLMATKKVVHFYHSEIRQLFISFDRQCKGFLSFEDFKKAFGIVAPKLPERIIVEAFR